A single window of Zea mays cultivar B73 chromosome 10, Zm-B73-REFERENCE-NAM-5.0, whole genome shotgun sequence DNA harbors:
- the LOC100280344 gene encoding agmatine deiminase: protein MVKVIQGRPAEMGFRMPAEWEPHEQCWMGWPERPDNWRENAGPAQEVFARTAIAISKFEPVTLCASAKQYPKVHELMEHQTNIRVVEMSMNDSWFRDMGPTFVTCKGDSGIAEQTIAGIDWQFNAWGGIYDDWSLDSDVAKKIVEIERIPRFPQKIILEGGSIHVDGEGTCITTEECLLNPNRNPNMTKLEIENELKDFLGVSKVIWIPRGLYGDEDTNGHVDNMCCFIKPGVILLSWTDDEKDYQYERSVEALSVLSQSVDAKGRQLQVVKIHVPGPLYMTEEEAQGVVSSGHSVPRPAGTRLAASYVNFYIANGGIIAPSFGDRWDEEAYAVLQKAFPDHEVVMVEGGREIALGGGNIHCITQQQPVRPS from the exons ATGGTGAAGGTCATCCAGGGGCGCCCGGCCGAGATGGGGTTCCGGATGCCGGCGGAGTGGGAGCCGCACGAGCAGTGCTGGATGGGATGGCCT GAGCGTCCAGATAACTGGAGGGAGAATGCTGGTCCAGCTCAAGAGGTATTTGCTAGAACTGCAATTGCCATTTCAAAGTTTGAACCCGTCACGTTATGTGCAAGTGCCAAGCAG TACCCCAAAGTCCACGAGCTGATGGAACATCAAACCAACATCAGGGTCGTTGAGATGAGCATGAACGATTCCTGGTTCCGCGACATGGGCCCCACT TTTGTCACCTGTAAAGGGGATTCAGGAATTGCAGAACAAACAATAGCAGGAATTGATTGGCAATTCAATGCCTGGGGAG GAATCTATGACGACTGGAGTCTTGACAGCGATGTTGCCAAGAAA ATAGTCGAGATCGAGAGGATCCCTAGGTTTCCCCAAAAAATTATCCTTGAGGGTGGAAGCATTCATGTAGATGGAGAAG GTACATGCATTACAACGGAAGAATGCTTGCTGAATCCTAATAGGAACCCCAACATGACCAAACTAGAGATAGAGAATGAGCTGAAGGATTTTCTTGGAGTCTCGAAGGTCATCTGGATACCTCGTGGACTTTATG GCGACGAGGATACAAACGGCCACGTTGACAACATGTGCTGCTTCATCAAACCCGGTGTGATCCTGCTGTCGTGGACCGACGACGAGAAGGATTATCAGTACGAACGGTCGGTCGAGGCGCTGTCTGTTCTCTCCCAGTCCGTCGACGCGAAAGGGCGGCAGCTCCAAGTGGTGAAGATCCACGTCCCCGGgcctctgtacatgacagaggaagagGCACAGGGCGTTGTTTCATCG GGACATTCTGTGCCGAGGCCAGCGGGCACGAGATTGGCCGCCTCGTACGTCAACTTCTACATCGCCAATGGTGGGATCATAGCGCCTTCCTTCGGCGACAGGTGGGACGAGGAGGCGTATGCGGTTCTCCAGAAGGCATTCCCCGATCACGAG GTGGTGATGGTCGAAGGCGGACGGGAGATCGCGCTGGGAGGTGGGAACATTCACTGCATCACGCAGCAGCAGCCCGTGCGCCCGTCCTAG
- the LOC103641743 gene encoding uncharacterized protein: protein MSCIRRTSAIMSSLAVSILLIVSLLTLHLPIACGRRHVVVLNPSDNGMMNSRGKKVSSTVGAAAAAATTRTVKMRAAVKHGYAVAEVYEMLRRDYASKARRRRPINNGATPLQVNKKP from the exons ATGAGCTGCATCAGAAGAACTAGTGCAATAATGAGTAGTCTCGCTGTAAGCATCTTGCTCATCGTCTCCTTGCTCACTCTTCACCTCCCCATCGCATGTGGTCGTCGCCACG TTGTCGTGCTAAATCCAAGCGATAATGGGATGATGAACAGCAGAGGAAAGAAGGTTAGTTCCACcgtgggagcggcggcggcggcggcgacgacgcgGACGGTGAAGATGCGCGCGGCAGTCAAGCACGGGTACGCGGTCGCCGAGGTGTACGAGATGCTGAGGAGGGACTACGCGTCCAAGGCGAGGCGCCGCCGGCCGATCAACAACGGCGCCACGCCGCTGCAGGTGAACAAGAAGCCCTAG
- the LOC103641744 gene encoding uncharacterized protein, producing the protein MVPINFVKDVCIDEGVRPDQRAPADRLVDQEVSIHLDYSECINGDLREEISADSTKTALELKPQMVILPVMCETDGNTGEQNSCKKHDLEDSNTADVSPGSNEDELNPKQLPCHEVAQDCQEVGSVIPESNENQDRFFTAEATHQVSSNDCYGTGIGIVLETSNVIHSDLPAQPAAAAADFSAAATPEEVAVSAASDMEGCKQANHYNPFIAYGSLSLDGTWDQPGYYYPLPATVVDAASTAPTCPVEKTDSFSWEGCFILLEWAVKLLKPP; encoded by the exons ATGGTGCCCATTAATTTTGTTAAGGATGTCTGCATCGATGAAGGAGTTCGTCCTGATCAAAGGGCTCCAGCAGACAGGCTAGTAGATCAAGAGGTGTCCATACACCTTGATTACTCAGAATGTATAAATGGTGACCTCAGGGAAGAGATTAGTGCTGACTCTACAAAAACTGCGCTTGAACTAAAACCACAAATGGTTATCCTGCCTGTCATGTGTGAAACTGATGGCAATACTGGGGAACAGAACTCATGCAAAAAGCATGATCTTGAAGATAGCAACACTGCAGATGTATCTCCTGGTTCTAATGAGGATGAATTAAATCCCAAACAACTACCATGCCATGAAGTTGCACAAGATTGCCAGGAGGTTGGCAGTGTCATTCCGGAGAGCAATGAAAATCAGGACCGGTTTTTCACTGCAGAAGCAACCCATCAG GTTTCATCGAATGATTGTTACGGAACTGGAATTGGTATTGTATTGGAGACCAGTAACGTCATTCACAGCGATTTACCAGCAcagccagccgccgccgccgctgatttctcggcggcggcgacacctGAGGAAGTCGCTGTCAGCGCCGCATCCGATATGGAAGGGTGCAAGCAAGCTAATCACTACAACCCTTTCATCGCCTAtggatcactatcactagacgggACATGGGACCAACCTGGTTACTACTACCCTCTCCCTGCTACCGTTGTGGATGCCGCCTCTACAGCGCCCACCTGTCCTGTTGAAAAGACAGACAGTTTTAGCTGGGAGGGTTGTTTCATCCTGTTGGAATGGGCGGTGAAGCTGCTGAAGCCACCATAA